TTTTTTAATGTGTCCACAACCCCGTCCAAAAGAAGTGACTCCAACCAGCGCTCCATCGCACAACAGCGGGCCTCCTGAATCCCCCTGCAGCAAGAACAAACACATGACAGTGTTTCAGGTGTTGAGCTGAATGCaaggaaacaaggaaaaatACATGTATTCTTCATACGTACCTGACAGGTATCAGCGACGTTTGTACCATCTGAACCAGCACATATCATGTCATCAGTGATAACAGGGTCGTGGTCGTAATAATCACGAGAGTTGCACGTCTGTCTGTCCACCACAGTCACATTGACAGACTTGAGGACGTCTGATGGTCGTTTTGTTTCGGTTATTCCCCATCCAGCCACCAGACACCTGCTGCCAGCTGCCGGGTCTCTGGCTGTGCGTAACTTGAGCCATTTGACTGCCCCGGTTTTCTTTGCTGGTTTgttaagctaaaaaaaataaagtatacatATAATTAAGTTAATTCTTATTATTAATTATCTAATTAAGTCAATTaatttaatcttgttaaaatgatggggctaacacgttaacgagctaaccagcCCCGCGTGGCGATCCGTGTTAACGAGGTATTAGAGATTTGCCGCTTTAATGCAGTtttggcgttaacgtcattttattGAGATTAACACTGgcagcactaatatatacataaatatgcaGCATTGTGCTGAACTTTTGCACCATCAGTCAttcactcatttatttttatattttcctgAAATATCTGCAGTGATTTGTTGAAATGTGTGTGAACGTGTCTAAAGagaaaatactttatttaatatgaaaatgttgcattttttctttacttACTTTTGGACAGTGAATCATCTCCTTACCTTGAGCAACATGAGGTCGTTGCCCAGAGCGACACTGGTGT
This genomic stretch from Astatotilapia calliptera chromosome 12, fAstCal1.2, whole genome shotgun sequence harbors:
- the LOC113033683 gene encoding granzyme K-like, which translates into the protein MSCRKNFSLLISCVLLFIIQPGRGSEIINGKEVEPHSLPFMAHVTGEYSCGGTLIHPQWVLTAAHCTGMNKATLGAHSIKKREENSKQIREVVTHVPHPSYTSVALGNDLMLLKLNKPAKKTGAVKWLKLRTARDPAAGSRCLVAGWGITETKRPSDVLKSVNVTVVDRQTCNSRDYYDHDPVITDDMICAGSDGTNVADTCQGDSGGPLLCDGALVGVTSFGRGCGHIKKPGVYSFVSRKQLKWIKETLKSA